The nucleotide window ACTGTGAAATGCAATAATAGCAATTCTGACAAGAACActactttaatttcttgcaaatCTAACttgaattctctaaattccaaatgtatttataattgtgttCAATTTGTGAATTTAACTGTTAAGCACCCATTATGTCTTAATTCTGATTCTGCTATTTCTAAATACAATCATATTACTCCATCATGTTTAGAATCTGACTCTAGTACTCATTCTTTAAATAATTGCAAATCTAAATTTAATTCTCGTAATTCCGAAGCTATATACAATTGTGATCACCATGTGAATTTCAATAAATTAACCAAAAATAgtaataacatattttatttaacttttattaattgttgcgataattaataaatactaaataaaataaattttgacgattttttttctaatattaccGATATTTTATTAGCTTTGTCgcgccaattttttttaaataatatcggtagatttattgttaaaaaatttaatcaaataataatttttttactcaaTGAATTTATTACTATATTTATCAGtaaatttattgataaatcTATCGCTAACATCAAATACTAATTATGACAATAAATCTAATAGTAttcaatgttttttttaaaataaaataaaataaaatatttaataaaattaatcattagaagtcacaatattatttttcaattaataaaagataGATTATTATTTTGAGCAATTGTTGGAGGTTGGTGtggaattttaatattttatcattttactcaatttttaaatatcatactACACATTTGgacagtcacaaaaaaaatgaaaaagtttagGGGTTaacagttttattgaattttagctagcatgtaaccagcaaaggaaggtgagccattagatgaaatctcacaccaatctcacaccatcaaattattattgatgactagttgatggctaacaatcataAAAATTGTTGGCATCCTAgcattgttaaaaaaaatactacacATTTGGACAGATTAGACAGATCACCTAATATTTTCGGAGAAAGTTGAAGCACCTCGAAACTCAAAaaccaaattttgttttatatactTCTCTGCAATCCACACACACGTCAATGGCAGCCATGGAACAAGCATCTCCTCCTCCTCCAGTACACATAGCCATATTTCCATGGTTTGCCATGGGACACTACACCCCATTTCTTCACTTCTCAAACAAACTTGCAAAGAGAGGCCACAGAATCTCCTTCTTCGTCCCGAGAACAACAATCTCAAAGCTTCAACACCTAAACCTTCACCCACACCTCATCACCTTCATCCCCATCACTGTTCCTCATGTCCATGGCCTTCCCCGTGATGCTGAAACCACTTCTGACGTTcccttctctctttttcctcTGATCGCCACAGCCATGGATCAAACAGAGAACGACATCgagcttctccttcaagagCTAAACCCGCAGATCGTGTTCTTCGATTTCCAACACTGGCTACCCAACATAACTCGAAAACTCGGCATCAAATCCATGCAATACTGGATCGTCTATCCGTTTTCATTGGCCTACTTTGATAAAGGACCAAGACAGAGACAGAGTCAAGGGAATGATTTAACGGAATCTGATCTCATGAAACCTCCACCAGGGTTTCCCGATTCATCGGTGAAGCTTCACGCACACGAGCTTCGCTTCGTAGCTTCCACAATGAAATGGGAATTCGGAAGCGGTGTTCCGATATATGATCGGTTCAGAATTGGAAGAGAGTTAGCAGATGCAATTGGGTTCAAAGGTTGCAGAGAAATTGATGGTCGGTACACTGATTTCTTCgagaattttttaaagttaggATACAtatttttgggacaaaattaatgatttattctgaaaaataattgaaactaaacaca belongs to Arachis duranensis cultivar V14167 chromosome 8, aradu.V14167.gnm2.J7QH, whole genome shotgun sequence and includes:
- the LOC107462280 gene encoding cyanidin 3-O-galactoside 2''-O-xylosyltransferase FGGT1, translated to MAAMEQASPPPPVHIAIFPWFAMGHYTPFLHFSNKLAKRGHRISFFVPRTTISKLQHLNLHPHLITFIPITVPHVHGLPRDAETTSDVPFSLFPLIATAMDQTENDIELLLQELNPQIVFFDFQHWLPNITRKLGIKSMQYWIVYPFSLAYFDKGPRQRQSQGNDLTESDLMKPPPGFPDSSVKLHAHELRFVASTMKWEFGSGVPIYDRFRIGRELADAIGFKGCREIDGRYTDFFENFLKLGYIFLGQN